DNA sequence from the Euwallacea fornicatus isolate EFF26 chromosome 2, ASM4011564v1, whole genome shotgun sequence genome:
ttatttttttaagttgggATGAGACACATTTCGGTAAAATGGGTAGCTGGTACATTAAccgaacctttttttttgatgTACACCCCCCATTAGGAAAGGTAtaagaataattattgttttaaaataataatgaagttTTTGGTAGATGCTTATAGGTCTGTCAGGATATTTAACTGGCTATGATGGCACTTTTGCTTTTGATAAACCTGGAGATAAATATGAGAACACAAGCTACATTGGGATGAGAGTTTTTTGTGCCTCTTTAGGGGCCTCAATAGTTCCTGTCACTTTTGCTATAGTGGATCAAATGACTAATAGCCCCACAGCTGCTCTTTTTTCATCATTATTAATCCTCTTTGGTATATGAACCAAGTacacaattattttcaaatttttaatatttattttagatgtAGGTCTGATAACACTGACTCAATATATACTTCTTGACCCTGTGCTGTTGTGCTTTATGATGGGTTCTATTTTGGGGGCTATTAAGGTATCCTCTAATAGCTCAAAGGAGTTTTCCAAGAGGTGGTGGGGATGGCTGATTGTTACTGGAATAATGCTTGCCTGTTGTACCTCTGTAAAGTTTGTAGGACTTTTTGTGGTGTTGCTAGTGGGGCTGATAACAGTGATGGATTTATGGAATATTTTGGGAGACATGACTAAACCTGTGGTAAgtgttttcaacaaaatttattcaacaaCTTGcacttaaatcaattttttggtTTCTCTACTTTTActggttttaaataattccctAAAACTATACcacaaaacaatataaaacCCACCCAggtgtttgaaataaatttttttgaacaatctGCAGGATTATTAATGTTTAATGAGATAATTTGATAAGCAAGATGAGCGGCAACAAGAGTCGTAGCTCCATAATAGGGCCAAGTTTGACTATTAATTATCCCTAAATAAACCAAAGAGCTACCCATAATCATTGAAAATCCAGTTAACCAAACTTTAGTGTCTTCTTTGAATTTAATTGCAGTTGACTTAATGCCAACCTTTAAGTCATCTTCTCGATCTTGATGGGCATAAATTGTGTCATATATTATAGTCCAACAAATCCCAGCACAATATAATGGCAAACATATGGATAGGTCTATATATCCTTGCACCGCACTAAACCCCAGGAGAGTTCCCCAATTGAAAGTTAATCCAAGCACTAACTGGGGCCAGTAAGTAAAACGTTTCATAAGTGGGTAGGAAATTATTAATCCTAAAGAGCTAGCTCCTAATGCCAAACTGTACCAATTGAGCTGCATTAAAACAGCCAAACCCATGCTCAATTGGGCCCCCAAAAACATTAAAGCCTGCTTCATAGACACAACTCCAGTAACTAACGGTCGGTCCTTAGTTCTTACAACTTTAGCATCAATGTCACGGTCCCACATGTCATTTATTGTACATCCAGCCCCTCTCATTATCACAGCTCCTGTTCCAAATAGAGCGAGGAGATAGAGATCAGGGAGGCATCCTGGGGTAGCGGCAGAGGCTATGCCCCAGCCGCAAGGCCAGAAAAGAAGCCAAGAACCTGCAGGTCTATCAAGTCGCATGAGTTTTAAGTAGGGTTGAACGTTCTTTGGAGAGTTATTTACAAGTCTGCTGGCAAGTGTTTCTTTGGGGGTTGCCAGTTGAACAGCCGGGGCGGTGCATTTGAGAGGAAAGTGATTGACAAATTGATAATTTGAGGTCCCCAAAAGAGGACTTATAACCTCATATTTGGCCGCGGTCAGGTTCCAA
Encoded proteins:
- the Coq2 gene encoding 4-hydroxybenzoate polyprenyltransferase, mitochondrial, translated to MFCIRSLRHIKQLSPWNLTAAKYEVISPLLGTSNYQFVNHFPLKCTAPAVQLATPKETLASRLVNNSPKNVQPYLKLMRLDRPAGSWLLFWPCGWGIASAATPGCLPDLYLLALFGTGAVIMRGAGCTINDMWDRDIDAKVVRTKDRPLVTGVVSMKQALMFLGAQLSMGLAVLMQLNWYSLALGASSLGLIISYPLMKRFTYWPQLVLGLTFNWGTLLGFSAVQGYIDLSICLPLYCAGICWTIIYDTIYAHQDREDDLKVGIKSTAIKFKEDTKVWLTGFSMIMGSSLVYLGIINSQTWPYYGATTLVAAHLAYQIISLNINNPADCSKKFISNTWVGFILFCGIVLGNYLKPVKVEKPKN